The region CCAACGCACCAAGGAGGATGATGATGTTCGACAGAATGAAACAGGTCGGCTTGATTCTCGGTCCCGTCTTGTTCCTGCTGATCCTGATGCTTCCCCTGCCCCAGGGCATGACCCAGGCCGCCATGAACTGCGCCGCCGTCACGGCGCTCATGGCCACGTGGTGGATTTCCGAGGCCATTCCCATCCCGGCCACGGCCATGCTGCCCATCGTGCTCTTCCCATTCCTCCAGATCATGCCCAGCGCCAAGGCGACTGCGCCCTACGCCAACCACGTGATCTACCTCTTCATGGGCGGCTTCTTCATCGCCGTGTGCATGGAGCGCTGGAACCTGCACTACCGCATCGCCATGAAA is a window of Fundidesulfovibrio magnetotacticus DNA encoding:
- a CDS encoding SLC13 family permease, translating into MFDRMKQVGLILGPVLFLLILMLPLPQGMTQAAMNCAAVTALMATWWISEAIPIPATAMLPIVLFPFLQIMPSAKATAPYANHVIYLFMGGFFIAVCMERWNLHYRIAMK